One part of the Hydra vulgaris chromosome 01, alternate assembly HydraT2T_AEP genome encodes these proteins:
- the LOC136074214 gene encoding uncharacterized protein LOC136074214, translating to MRAKIEEKDRYTALILNKEGYSIRQIAENLGRSHSCIINIIQRYKETRSINDRHRTGRNKISNDSDVRSLVRLIKENRQASSTDLSTKWTLSNGLKASPRTVRRVLHNLNYLWRAAATKPRLNKKQKFFRKE from the coding sequence atgcGTGCAAAGATCGAAGAAAAAGACAGATACACGGCtcttatattaaataaagaaggCTATAGCATCAGGCAAATAGCAGAAAACCTCGGAAGGTCTCACTCTTGCATTATTAACATAATTCAACGATACAAAGAGACCCGGTCAATTAATGATCGTCATAGGACTGGAcgcaataaaatttcaaatgacAGTGATGTTCGTTCGTTAGTGagattaataaaagaaaacagaCAAGCATCATCTACAGACTTGTCTACGAAATGGACACTGTCAAATGGTCTGAAAGCAAGCCCTAGAACTGTGCGAAGGGTCCTccacaatttaaattatttatggcGTGCTGCTGCAACAAAACCacgcttaaataaaaaacaaaaatttttcaggAAAGAGTAG